The region CCACCGGAGCGAACATCGTGGGCGGGGTGAACCCGCGCAAGGCCGGCGAGCAGGTGGAGTTCACCGGCCCGGACGGTCCGGTACTGCTGCCGGTCTTCGGCTCGGTGGCCGAGGCCGTCGAGAAGACCGCGGCCGACGTCTCCGTCGTCTTCGTGCCACCGGCCGGGACCAAGGCCGCGGTCTACGAGGCGGTCGACGCCGGGATGCCGCTGGTCGTCGTCATCACCGAGGGCGTCCCGGTGCACGACACCGCCGACTTCTTCCAGCACGCGCAGAACTCGGGGACGACCCGGATCATCGGGCCGAACTGCCCGGGACTGATCAGCCCCGGCAAGTCCAACGCCGGGATCATCCCGGGCACCATCACCAAGGCGGGCCGGATCGGCCTGGTCAGCAAGAGCGGCACGCTGACCTACCAGATGATGTACGAGCTGCGGGACCTCGGCTTCTCGACCTGCGTGGGCATCGGTGGCGACCCGGTCATCGGCACCACCCACATCGACTGCCTGGCCGCCTTCCAGGACGACCCGGACACCGACGCGATCGTCATGATCGGGGAGATCGGCGGGGATGCCGAGGAGCGGGCCGC is a window of Actinomycetes bacterium DNA encoding:
- the sucD gene encoding succinate--CoA ligase subunit alpha → MAIFLTENSRVVVQGMTGSEGRKHTQRMLSTGANIVGGVNPRKAGEQVEFTGPDGPVLLPVFGSVAEAVEKTAADVSVVFVPPAGTKAAVYEAVDAGMPLVVVITEGVPVHDTADFFQHAQNSGTTRIIGPNCPGLISPGKSNAGIIPGTITKAGRIGLVSKSGTLTYQMMYELRDLGFSTCVGIGGDPVIGTTHIDCLAAFQDDPDTDAIVMIGEIGGDAEERAAAYIAEHVTKPVVGYVAGFTAPEGKTMGHAGAIVSGSSGTAQAKKEALEAVGVRVGKTPSETARLMREIVASA